The following coding sequences lie in one Synechococcus sp. PCC 7336 genomic window:
- a CDS encoding phosphate/phosphite/phosphonate ABC transporter substrate-binding protein: MRVCRVVVLLIAALLVGCAASAPVPVNRLIVGVVAYGEGSQSLDRYESFRDYLALQTHSVVELEPAFNEVKALEEIRRRHWSLVFAPPGLAAVAIAQAQYSSLFPLQGRSSNVVRSVLVVREDSPIEAIADLKGQAVALGQPGSATGYYLPLYDMFGLTLAEVSLEPTPRQVLMAIHTGEAAAGALAKSEFERYRGEFDGAQFRTIHTSRSLPAGVVAIGPAVELNLQEIVRQAMNDAPPQIASEVGFIPNADPPDYRFFIDLIAKVAPLEVRLNEVPVALYPPAIEVESPPVETVEPELEVVGDRP, translated from the coding sequence ATGCGAGTTTGTCGAGTGGTTGTGCTGTTGATTGCGGCGCTGTTGGTGGGGTGTGCGGCCAGCGCCCCGGTGCCGGTCAATCGCTTGATCGTGGGTGTAGTGGCCTATGGAGAAGGGAGCCAGTCCCTCGATCGATACGAGTCTTTCCGCGACTATTTGGCTTTGCAAACCCATTCGGTGGTGGAGCTGGAGCCTGCCTTTAACGAGGTCAAGGCCCTCGAAGAAATTCGCAGACGTCACTGGTCGCTGGTGTTTGCCCCGCCGGGATTAGCTGCGGTTGCGATCGCGCAAGCGCAATACAGTTCTCTCTTTCCCCTTCAAGGTCGGTCGAGTAATGTGGTGCGCTCGGTTTTGGTGGTGCGGGAAGATAGCCCCATTGAGGCGATCGCCGATCTCAAAGGTCAAGCGGTCGCTCTGGGACAACCGGGCTCGGCGACTGGCTACTATCTGCCCCTCTACGACATGTTTGGTCTGACCTTAGCCGAAGTTTCGCTCGAACCCACGCCGCGCCAGGTGTTGATGGCGATCCATACGGGAGAAGCGGCCGCCGGGGCGTTGGCTAAATCGGAGTTCGAGCGCTATCGGGGGGAATTTGATGGGGCACAGTTTCGGACGATCCACACCAGCCGCAGCCTGCCCGCCGGTGTGGTGGCGATCGGGCCTGCTGTCGAGCTCAACCTACAGGAGATTGTCCGTCAAGCAATGAACGATGCCCCCCCTCAAATCGCCTCGGAGGTCGGGTTTATTCCCAATGCCGATCCTCCCGATTACCGTTTCTTTATCGATCTGATTGCGAAAGTCGCCCCGCTGGAGGTCCGCCTCAACGAGGTTCCTGTCGCTCTCTACCCTCCGGCGATCGAAGTCGAGAGTCCTCCGGTAGAAACGGTTGAGCCAGAGCTGGAAGTGGTTGGCGATCGCCCCTAG
- a CDS encoding adenylate/guanylate cyclase domain-containing protein yields the protein MNSEAPLTSLGQRTLAAIVFTDVVDFSARVGQAEEHTLNLVQRDLNIMSQLCKQHGGHVLKFTGDGLLIYFSSAFRAVTCAQEFQHAMARAANSLPESDALWHRCGIHLGDVFVSETDVMGDGVNIAARLQGEAQPGGVCMSQTVYDVVKKRLTLKATYLGPRDLKNIQEPVHVYQILMAAMEGRTSVASIKNVPLELAPSDELSEGLVATPSPLTPAREVEDIAPNAPQSALQESSPAIAASVRKPPFSVLPSTQIQLTELVIEHMGPIGKLTVHQALAQSSDGKELIAEISQWIPASSVKAFRQQAERLLHRDALASPPEPLTPPPPVADPPAKNSATSTAVTAAIGQDEAFMHYCRQELTQAIGPIASLLVRRVLNETPSLSRPQLVDALVEEVTEPQAAKELRDRLLAWRQPSD from the coding sequence ATGAATTCAGAAGCACCCCTAACCTCGCTCGGACAAAGAACCCTAGCTGCAATCGTGTTTACTGATGTCGTCGATTTTAGTGCGCGCGTCGGTCAGGCAGAAGAACATACCTTGAATTTGGTTCAGCGCGATCTCAACATCATGTCTCAGCTCTGCAAGCAGCATGGCGGGCACGTACTCAAATTCACTGGCGATGGCTTGCTGATCTATTTTTCCAGTGCCTTCCGGGCAGTAACCTGCGCCCAAGAATTTCAGCATGCCATGGCCCGTGCAGCCAACAGCCTGCCGGAAAGTGATGCGTTGTGGCATCGCTGCGGCATTCACTTGGGGGATGTGTTTGTGAGCGAAACGGATGTCATGGGCGATGGGGTCAATATTGCAGCCCGCCTGCAGGGGGAGGCCCAACCCGGTGGCGTTTGCATGTCTCAAACGGTTTACGATGTTGTCAAAAAACGACTCACCTTAAAAGCAACCTATTTAGGGCCGCGCGATCTGAAGAATATTCAAGAACCCGTTCACGTTTATCAAATATTAATGGCAGCGATGGAGGGGAGAACCTCAGTTGCCTCCATCAAAAACGTACCGTTAGAGCTTGCGCCGTCCGACGAATTATCTGAGGGGCTGGTTGCAACCCCTTCACCGCTAACGCCTGCGCGCGAGGTCGAGGATATTGCTCCGAACGCACCCCAGTCCGCTCTACAGGAGAGCAGTCCCGCGATCGCCGCCAGCGTCCGGAAACCGCCTTTCTCAGTCTTGCCGAGCACTCAAATCCAATTGACCGAGCTGGTTATCGAGCATATGGGACCCATCGGCAAACTCACCGTCCATCAAGCCTTAGCCCAATCGAGCGATGGGAAAGAGCTGATTGCCGAGATCTCCCAGTGGATTCCAGCTAGCAGCGTCAAAGCTTTTCGCCAGCAAGCCGAACGCCTGTTGCATCGAGATGCCCTCGCCTCACCTCCAGAACCTCTGACCCCGCCGCCTCCTGTTGCAGACCCGCCAGCTAAAAACTCTGCAACCTCTACGGCTGTCACTGCTGCGATCGGCCAAGACGAAGCCTTTATGCACTACTGCCGCCAAGAATTGACTCAAGCCATTGGCCCGATCGCTTCACTGTTAGTCAGAAGGGTGCTGAATGAAACCCCCAGCCTCTCGCGCCCGCAGCTCGTGGATGCCCTTGTGGAAGAGGTGACCGAGCCGCAAGCCGCGAAAGAACTGCGCGATCGCCTGCTCGCCTGGAGGCAGCCATCCGACTAG
- the cobS gene encoding adenosylcobinamide-GDP ribazoletransferase, with protein MRSLLAAFVFYTILPIPPSVPLNFERVARWLPLVGLTIGALLASVDWLLHWLVPNEIRSVLVVCLWVGITAGLHVDGAMDTADGLAAGDRTSAGLQRRLAAMTDSYSGAFGVMAAILLLLLKYVALLHLPEPRWMVLLLVPAWGRWGQLLAIALYPYLKERGKGRFLKDTTRLPQDLWPSTLLLVIAFVALRQLAAPTFPFPLWMAASAAIALASGAWLYRQLGGHTGDTYGAVVEWTEAIALVAATSALP; from the coding sequence ATGCGTTCTCTCCTCGCCGCCTTCGTCTTCTACACCATTCTGCCGATTCCTCCCTCGGTTCCCCTCAACTTCGAGCGCGTCGCCCGTTGGCTGCCTTTGGTGGGCCTGACAATTGGAGCCCTGCTGGCGAGCGTAGATTGGCTGTTACATTGGCTGGTGCCCAACGAGATCCGCTCGGTTTTAGTGGTGTGCCTGTGGGTCGGCATCACCGCAGGATTGCATGTGGATGGGGCAATGGATACTGCCGATGGCTTGGCAGCAGGCGATCGCACCTCCGCCGGACTGCAGCGCCGTCTCGCAGCCATGACCGACAGTTATTCCGGTGCCTTTGGCGTCATGGCAGCTATCCTCCTGCTGTTGCTCAAGTACGTCGCCTTGCTACACCTGCCCGAACCCCGCTGGATGGTGCTGCTGTTGGTCCCCGCTTGGGGACGATGGGGGCAATTGCTGGCGATCGCCCTCTACCCCTATCTAAAAGAGCGAGGCAAGGGCCGCTTTCTCAAAGACACCACTCGCCTGCCCCAAGACCTGTGGCCCTCCACACTACTCCTAGTTATCGCATTCGTCGCCCTGCGACAACTGGCCGCCCCGACTTTTCCATTCCCGTTATGGATGGCAGCCAGCGCGGCGATCGCCCTAGCCAGCGGCGCTTGGCTGTACCGGCAACTGGGAGGACATACCGGCGATACCTATGGAGCAGTGGTGGAATGGACGGAGGCGATCGCCTTGGTGGCGGCGACGAGCGCCCTTCCCTAA
- a CDS encoding ferredoxin has translation MTESPTPVPSPEASALTDIEQPAASIVPSYGWHLFLCADQTKPKCCAKPDGLESWNYLKKRLKTLGLEKGELRVYRTKANCLRGCDYNIPGPVMLIYPGGYWYQSVTPEVVERILQEHVTGGIPVEDYLVAQTPLPQLRADPQATPSLPTAASPPMPATED, from the coding sequence ATGACCGAATCTCCTACCCCAGTTCCCAGTCCAGAAGCATCTGCGCTGACAGATATCGAGCAACCCGCTGCCTCGATTGTCCCCAGCTACGGCTGGCATTTATTTCTGTGCGCCGACCAAACCAAGCCCAAATGCTGTGCCAAGCCTGATGGTCTGGAGTCTTGGAACTATTTGAAAAAGCGCTTGAAGACTTTGGGATTGGAGAAGGGAGAGCTGCGGGTTTATCGCACCAAAGCGAACTGTTTGAGGGGCTGCGATTACAACATTCCCGGCCCGGTGATGCTGATCTATCCGGGGGGCTACTGGTATCAATCCGTGACGCCCGAGGTTGTGGAGCGCATTTTGCAAGAGCACGTCACGGGCGGTATCCCCGTTGAGGATTATCTAGTGGCCCAGACCCCATTGCCACAGCTCCGAGCAGACCCCCAAGCCACCCCATCCCTGCCGACAGCGGCATCTCCTCCAATGCCTGCCACTGAAGATTGA
- a CDS encoding Dam family site-specific DNA-(adenine-N6)-methyltransferase, giving the protein MPLNSVARTASSAKPIAEPALKPPLKWAGGKRWLVPQLLELWQPYRDRRLLEPFVGGMAIALGLRPERAILNDTNEHLINFYRWLQRGLQIERELSNNKELYYQYRTEFNQLVEAGRADSCEAAELFYYLNRTGFNGLCRFNRNNQFNVPFGRYKTINYQRNFQPYRPLFETWTIRHGDFDTVPRQADDFIYADPPYDVEFTTYSAKGFDWLEQVRLAEWLARHEGPVVASNQATERICRLYRSLGFTVDTLPGPRRISCTGDRTPALEILATKGF; this is encoded by the coding sequence ATGCCCCTGAATTCTGTCGCTCGAACCGCCAGTTCTGCGAAACCGATCGCCGAGCCAGCCCTCAAACCCCCGTTGAAATGGGCGGGGGGGAAGCGGTGGCTCGTGCCTCAATTACTCGAATTGTGGCAGCCCTATCGCGATCGTCGCTTGCTGGAGCCGTTTGTGGGGGGAATGGCGATCGCCTTGGGGTTGCGTCCCGAGCGGGCAATTCTCAATGACACCAACGAGCATTTAATTAACTTTTATCGCTGGTTGCAGCGGGGATTGCAGATCGAGCGCGAGCTGTCCAATAACAAGGAGCTGTATTACCAGTACCGCACGGAATTCAACCAGCTAGTGGAGGCGGGTCGAGCTGATAGCTGCGAAGCTGCCGAGTTGTTTTACTATCTCAATCGCACTGGCTTTAACGGGTTGTGTCGGTTCAATCGCAACAACCAATTTAATGTCCCTTTCGGTCGCTATAAGACAATCAATTACCAGCGCAACTTTCAACCTTATCGCCCGCTATTCGAGACTTGGACAATTCGGCACGGCGACTTCGACACAGTGCCGCGTCAGGCCGATGATTTCATTTATGCCGATCCCCCCTACGATGTCGAGTTCACCACCTATAGCGCCAAGGGATTTGATTGGTTGGAACAGGTCCGTTTGGCAGAGTGGCTGGCCCGACACGAAGGGCCGGTGGTGGCGTCAAACCAGGCAACCGAGCGTATTTGCAGGCTCTACCGCAGCTTAGGATTTACGGTAGACACTCTGCCGGGACCGCGACGAATTTCTTGTACGGGCGATCGCACCCCTGCTTTAGAGATATTGGCAACGAAGGGATTCTAG
- a CDS encoding DUF3365 domain-containing protein yields MFRNLKIGQKFSLTLIVIFTISFLVTGGAFIAILNRNAEGQIASKAVILLRTMISVRNYTSQQVRPELADRLQTEAEFIPQTVPAYSAREVFEDLRSDPDYSEFFYKEATLNPTNLRDKADRFEADIVERFRQASGLDELRGYRSTPSGELFYIARPISISKESCLECHGVPSDAPASQLATYGRENGFGWQLNEVVGAQIISVPASGVFLNARQALLILMGIVAIAFTVSILLTNIFLQQVVIRPLMKMARVADEISKGKMDSEFAQTSKDEVGILAAAFNRMRASLVVAMKMLDRQND; encoded by the coding sequence ATGTTTCGCAATCTTAAAATTGGTCAGAAATTTAGTCTGACATTAATCGTTATTTTCACCATCAGCTTCTTGGTGACCGGAGGCGCTTTTATTGCCATTCTCAATCGCAATGCTGAAGGTCAGATTGCTTCCAAAGCAGTTATTCTGCTCAGGACGATGATTTCGGTGCGGAACTACACCAGCCAGCAGGTGCGCCCCGAGCTGGCCGATCGCCTCCAGACTGAGGCCGAATTCATCCCGCAAACGGTACCCGCTTACTCCGCCCGCGAAGTGTTTGAGGATTTGCGCAGCGATCCAGACTATAGTGAATTCTTTTATAAAGAAGCCACCCTCAACCCCACTAACTTGCGCGATAAAGCCGATCGGTTCGAGGCCGATATCGTGGAGCGGTTTCGGCAAGCCAGCGGGCTAGATGAATTGCGGGGCTACCGCTCGACCCCTTCCGGCGAGCTTTTCTATATTGCCCGACCCATTTCGATCTCGAAGGAGAGCTGCCTGGAATGCCACGGAGTTCCTTCAGACGCTCCCGCCAGCCAACTGGCTACCTACGGTCGAGAGAACGGCTTTGGCTGGCAATTGAACGAAGTGGTTGGGGCTCAGATTATTTCGGTGCCTGCCAGCGGCGTTTTCCTCAACGCTCGACAAGCCTTGCTGATTTTGATGGGGATTGTGGCGATCGCCTTTACGGTCTCGATTCTGCTGACCAATATCTTTCTCCAGCAGGTGGTGATTCGCCCCTTGATGAAAATGGCTCGAGTGGCCGACGAAATTAGTAAAGGGAAAATGGATTCTGAATTTGCCCAAACCTCAAAAGATGAGGTGGGGATCTTGGCGGCAGCGTTCAATCGCATGCGGGCTAGTTTGGTGGTGGCCATGAAAATGTTGGACCGGCAAAACGACTAG
- a CDS encoding antibiotic biosynthesis monooxygenase has protein sequence MFDFHDRLAHPYAYVAIGEFKSGKFEEAQLLYQKAVSTYAQGFKGAYLLREPDSDRGISVIFWDTREAMEANKGNVYHSILRQMAPLFAAKPVTGNYEIACTVDPTTAH, from the coding sequence ATGTTTGACTTTCACGATCGCCTCGCACATCCATATGCCTACGTTGCGATTGGCGAATTTAAATCTGGCAAGTTTGAAGAGGCTCAATTGCTCTATCAAAAGGCAGTATCCACCTATGCACAGGGGTTTAAGGGGGCTTATTTGCTGCGGGAGCCCGATAGCGATCGCGGCATTTCCGTAATTTTTTGGGATACGCGGGAGGCGATGGAGGCAAATAAGGGCAATGTCTACCATTCGATTTTGAGACAGATGGCTCCGTTGTTTGCGGCCAAGCCCGTGACGGGAAATTATGAAATTGCCTGTACGGTAGACCCGACAACAGCTCATTAA
- a CDS encoding phycobilisome rod-core linker polypeptide, which yields MGINTSAGTVVSRPRLYQTVPVSTLSQAEQQDRFPTPTELDRLADFYRLGQLRLQVAGTISQNYEGIVSQAAGRIFTGGAAMTYLEKPLEDTDGTMEQSSSSALGTEFVVEASQGFGAALRNLFSTTSVAIPPGFRTIDVGRYGTANMTKSLRDMAWFLRYITYAIVAGDPSILAVNTRSLREIIEAACSSESTLVALRVMKQAAGELFANAAEAKAISDQYFDVALTEFVGSAPSNQVRQRKASTGVKLQGLQLPQIYNAAAEQVPVFKMKPGLSEGEKQGILKAAYRQVFERDIRRAYGQSISDLESKVKNGEISMKEFIRRLGKTEFYRKQFYEPFVNSRVVELAFRHFLGRGPETTEEFSAYFAIVTQKGLNALVDALVDSAEYGDYFGDEIVPYLRKLGVEAQTSANWGAKFDLFNYAAPRRKVPQFITLFSDYKAPLPDQHAYGKSNDSLEIQFGAIFPKDTVSPSARPALVNKDVKRILIASGITPGNGKATTTPTYRTTSLAPTVVRLGETSVQRVICTCYVRVYGFEPYSGQRLSLLETRLSNGDITVREFVRQLAKSKLFRDKYWSTMYVVKAIEFLHRRLLGRPTFGRQEINALFDIASKDGYYAVVDALVDSKEYVDSFGEDAVPYERYVTPGGLMLRNMRLGATAQSTTIMAPMCSPLVSNGPKIMKTAMR from the coding sequence ATGGGTATTAATACATCGGCTGGAACGGTGGTTTCTCGTCCTCGTCTCTACCAAACGGTCCCGGTCTCGACTCTTTCTCAGGCAGAACAGCAGGATCGCTTTCCCACCCCAACAGAGTTAGACCGGCTGGCAGATTTTTACCGGCTCGGGCAGTTGCGCCTTCAGGTGGCCGGTACTATTTCCCAAAACTACGAGGGCATCGTCTCGCAGGCCGCAGGCCGCATCTTTACGGGTGGCGCGGCCATGACTTACCTCGAAAAGCCCTTAGAGGACACTGACGGCACGATGGAGCAATCGAGCAGTTCGGCCCTCGGCACCGAATTTGTGGTGGAGGCAAGCCAAGGCTTCGGGGCAGCACTGCGCAACCTCTTCAGTACGACTAGCGTTGCCATTCCCCCCGGATTTCGGACGATTGACGTCGGTCGCTACGGCACGGCTAACATGACCAAGTCGCTGCGAGATATGGCGTGGTTCCTGCGCTATATCACCTACGCGATCGTGGCGGGCGATCCCAGCATTTTGGCCGTTAACACCCGCAGTCTGCGAGAGATTATCGAGGCCGCTTGCTCTAGCGAGTCAACGCTTGTGGCCCTGAGGGTGATGAAGCAGGCTGCAGGCGAATTATTCGCTAATGCAGCTGAGGCCAAGGCCATCTCCGACCAATATTTCGATGTGGCCCTGACTGAATTTGTCGGTTCGGCCCCCTCCAATCAGGTTCGCCAGCGCAAAGCCTCTACCGGCGTCAAGCTACAGGGTTTGCAACTGCCTCAGATTTATAACGCTGCTGCAGAGCAAGTGCCGGTGTTCAAGATGAAGCCCGGACTGTCTGAGGGCGAAAAGCAGGGGATTCTGAAAGCAGCCTACCGCCAGGTGTTCGAACGCGATATCCGTCGTGCCTACGGCCAAAGCATCAGCGATCTGGAATCGAAGGTGAAAAATGGCGAAATCTCCATGAAGGAGTTTATTCGCCGCTTGGGCAAAACAGAATTCTACCGCAAGCAGTTTTACGAGCCTTTTGTGAACAGCCGCGTGGTGGAATTAGCCTTCCGTCATTTTCTGGGACGCGGCCCCGAAACCACCGAAGAGTTTTCGGCCTATTTTGCGATCGTCACCCAAAAGGGTTTGAATGCGCTGGTGGATGCCTTGGTGGACAGCGCTGAATATGGCGATTACTTTGGCGACGAGATTGTGCCCTATCTGCGCAAGCTGGGGGTAGAAGCCCAGACCAGCGCCAACTGGGGAGCCAAGTTCGACCTGTTTAATTACGCCGCCCCCCGCCGCAAGGTGCCTCAATTTATCACGCTGTTCTCCGATTACAAGGCCCCTCTCCCCGACCAACATGCCTACGGCAAGAGCAACGATTCGCTGGAAATTCAATTTGGGGCCATCTTCCCCAAAGACACCGTCAGCCCCAGTGCCCGTCCGGCATTGGTCAACAAAGACGTGAAGCGTATTTTGATCGCCAGCGGCATTACCCCCGGCAACGGGAAGGCGACCACCACCCCCACCTACCGCACCACGAGCTTGGCTCCAACGGTGGTTCGTCTGGGAGAAACCTCTGTACAGCGGGTCATTTGCACCTGTTATGTGCGGGTGTATGGCTTCGAACCTTACAGTGGCCAGCGGTTGAGTCTGCTAGAGACTCGCTTGTCAAATGGCGACATCACCGTGCGCGAGTTTGTCCGCCAGTTGGCCAAGTCCAAGCTGTTTCGCGATAAGTACTGGTCTACGATGTACGTGGTCAAGGCGATTGAGTTCTTGCATCGCCGCCTGTTGGGTCGTCCGACGTTTGGGCGTCAGGAAATTAATGCGCTCTTCGATATTGCCTCTAAGGATGGCTATTACGCTGTCGTGGATGCCCTTGTGGATAGCAAAGAGTATGTAGACTCATTTGGGGAAGACGCGGTGCCCTACGAGCGGTATGTCACCCCAGGGGGCTTGATGCTGCGCAATATGCGTTTGGGGGCTACGGCTCAAAGCACCACGATTATGGCTCCGATGTGCTCGCCTTTGGTTAGCAATGGACCGAAAATCATGAAGACCGCTATGCGTTAA